AGCCGAATGGCTTCATCCAAAGATAAAACGGGTTCTGCACGAACAGCAGACGAGCATAACAATACAAAGCTCGCAAACAGGCTTAAAGCCTTGGTATGGGTAGTCATAAAACACTCCTGTACTTAAATTGACGACACAGGTAACTGGCAAATGCGCCTTTACCTTGAATAGTCAGCTCAAGCGGGAGGTTTTAGTGGGGGACTCAAGTCGGCAGAAATGCCGAGGGGATTGAAATAGATGGGGGTTAAATAGCTGAAATCAGCAGTAAGTGTTTTTGGTATATCAGTGAACGGTAAGGTTTGTGCAAAATGGCAACCAGCCATTGAGCAGCTATTGTGTGATGGAGATTGATGATCCTGATCTGAATTTTGTGTGGATTTTGGGCAATCATCACAATGCATATCTGGCATTGTCATTTGATCATTGGCTGCACTCATTGCGGGTGTCTGAGACATGCAAGATATTGAACAACCCGCAGCCAAAGCTGGCCCAGCGGCTAAGGCCAGAATCAGAGCTATAACAATGTGGCGGCTAAATTTAATCACGTTTTGACTTTATCACTCTTCATCAGAATCAACAATCATTCGAGCTGTGTGAGATAGTGATCAGATAAATGGTTCCAAAATAAATATTATGTTTTTTACCTAGCTTTAATATTTTGGTAAGACTTTAAATATATGATCCTTTAAAGATTGTTGAGAATAATACTTTACACATATAAGTAAAAAGAATTAACATATCACACTTAGTTATATAGTGTTTAAAGCCTGCTGACCGGACAACCGGAAGCCAATTCAAGCCTTGTTTGAATTGGCTTTTTTATTTTCTAGCTTTGTAAAAAAGCTTAGGTTGCTCTTGAGGTGCTTGTTTTATGGTCGATAACTCTAAAAATTTTGCTGAAACTATTGATGGTTCTGCAACTATTTTGAATGTTGCGCAAATTGTTGCCGATTTACGCAATGTGCGAGTTTCATCGCTCGAAGATCGCAAACGTCGCAATAAACCACCAAAATTACCCTCACGTAAAGTACTTGCCGAGATTGTTGAGGGCATCGCCGCTGCACTGTTCCCGAATCGACTTGGCCTGCCAGACTTAACTGAAGATGGCATTGATTATTTTGTTGGTCATACATTAGATACCGCATTGAGAGAGTTAACCGCTCAAGTTCGGCTGGAATTGGATTTCTCTGCCAGCCTTGATCTAGCTACTCCTCACATATCAAAAGACTCAGCCGCTGCTGAGAAACATACAGAACAGCAAATAGCAGAGGCCAGAAAAGTAGTTAAAAAATTCGCTGAAACTTTGCCTTCTATTCGCATATTGCTGGATAGCGATATTCTCGCTGCTTATGAAGGCGATCCAGCTGCCAGAAGCATAGATGAAGTGCTGGTTTGCTATCCCGGCATTACTGCCATTACGCATTACAGAATTGCTCATGTTTTACACAAGCTCGGCATGCCACTGATTGCACGAATTATTTCCGAAATCGCGCATTCATCAACAGGTATTGATATTCATCCTGGCGCGCAGATTCATGAACGCTTTTTTATTGATCATGGCACAGGTGTGGTGATTGGCGAGACGACGATTATCGGCAAAAACGTGCGGGTTTATCAGGCTGTCACCTTGGGCGCTAAGCGCTTCCCTACAGATGAAAGTGGCATGTTAATTAAAGGCAATGAGCGTCACCCGATTGTTGAGGATGACGTAGTGATTTACGCAGGTGCAACTATTCTTGGGCGTATCACCATTGGCCGTGCTTCAGCCATTGGTGGCAATGTCTGGCTAACCCACAGCGTGCCGCCAGAAAGCAATATCAGTCAGGCGCAGATGCGCGCAAACCAATCGCAGTAAGTAATTTAGCAAGCAGTAACACTTAACCAGCAGCAATAATTTTAATTATCAATGGAGACTTAAATGGCCGAAAATAACCAGTCACAAACCGCATTGGGCGATGTCGCAGCACGGACGCTTGCCAATGCCACCAAAACCGTCCCTATGCTCAGCACCATCAGCCCGCGTTGGCTGGTGCATCTAATGCAATGGGTGCCTGTAGAAGCGGGTATCTACCGTGTGAACAAAGCTAAAAATCCAGGTGCTATTGAAGTGGATTGTTCAGCAAAAGATGAGCGTGAATTGCCAGCAACATTCGTTGATTACGAAGAATGGGGCCGTGAGTATGTATTGAATGCGGTGAATACCGTGGTGGATGTGCATACCCGTGTTTCTGACCTGTATAGCAGCCCTCATAACCAGATTCGTGAGCAATTGCGTTTGACCATTGAAACAGTCAAAGAACGCCAAGAGAGCGAACTGATTAACAACCCTGAGTACGGTTTGTTGAACAATGTAGCAGCCTCACAAAAAGTGAAGTCACGCACTGGTGCACCAACACCAGATGATTTTGATGAACTGATCGCAAAAGTCTGGAAAGAGCCAGCATTCTTCCTATTGCATCCACAAGCAATTGCTGCTTTTGGTCGCGAATGCACTCGTCGTGGTGTTCCACCGCCAACCGTAGCGATGTTCGGTTCACAGTTCCTCACTTGGCGCGGTATTCCACTGATTCCTTGCGACAAGCTTAAAGTCACCAAAGGCAAAACCAATGTGCTGCTGTTGCGCACAGGTGAAAGCCGTCAAGGTGTGGTTGGTTTGTATCAGCCTAATCTGCCAGGTCAACAAAGCATGGGTCTTTCAGTACGTTTCATGGGCATCAACCACAAGGCGATTGCTTCATACCTGGTTTCCCTCTATTGCTCATTGGCTGTGCTTACAGATGATGCGATTGCCGTGCTCGAAAATGTCGATGTAGGCAACTACTATGACTACAAGTAATTTGAACGACTTATCATCATTTGAGCCAGAAGCGATCCTCGCAACGCTGCCAGGCGATCATCCAAAAATGGCTGCCGCGTTGGCGATTGGCCGCGAGGCTAGCGAAACAGGGCATTTGGATGTGGCTGAGTTGTCACGGATTGCAAACGAGATCTATGCGCAGGGCTTTCCTGTGGGGAGTCCGTTCGCGAGTGCTGGTGCGCCAGAGATACCATCTACAGCTTCATTTCCAGAAGCAAAAGCACCAAGTAGCTTGCCTGGCGCTGGCGTAACGCCAACAGCCTACATCCCAACATTTTCACCTGTGGTGTCTGACGGCATAACGTTGGGTGGTGTATCACCAACATTGCCTGGCTTGCCTGTGGCTGCAGTTGTGCCGGGGGATACGCAGATTGGACATTTACAGCAAGTTCCAGGTCTATCGGAGCAGTTGCAGGTGTCATCGTTAGTGCTAGGTACTGATATACCGCAAGGCGATGAGTTGAATGCTTTGCTAAGTGGTTTTGGGGTTGGCTCGGCCTCTTCATTGGGATTCCCCGCCGCTGCCTCAGCGCCGACAAGCGCTGGCTCAAGCTCACCCTTTTACTTCTTAGGTGGGCATCAATCACCACAAACTGCAGCTGCTATTGCTCCATCGGCACATCCGCAGTTTGATGCTAATTTAATCCGCAAAGACTTTCCAATTTTGCGTGAATTGGTCAATGGCCGTCCATTGATATGGTTCGATAATGCAGCGACCACGCAAAAGCCACAGTCGGTGATTGATCGGGTTTCATACTTTTACGAGCATGAGAACTCGAATATTCACCGTGCAGCCCATGAGTTGGCAGCGCGCGCTACTGATGCGTATGAAGGTGCGCGTGAAACGGTGCGCCGTTTCATCAATGCGCCTTCGGTGAACAACGTGATTTTTGTGCGCGGTACGACTGAAGCGATTAACCTCGTGGCAAAAACATGGGGTAAAAAGCATATCGGTGAGGGTGATGAGATTCTGATTACCCATCTTGAGCACCACGCCAATATAGTGCCTTGGCAGCAATTATGTGCTGAAACAGGTGCCAAGCTTAAAGTGTCGCCAGTGGATGATAATGGTCAGGTATTGCTGGATGAATACCAGAAGCTATTGACGTCAAAAACCAAGCTGGTGTCATTTACGCAAGTCTCCAATGCGTTGGGTACGATTACACCAGCACATGAGATGATCCAGATGGCGCATCGTGCAGGCGCTAAAGTATTGTTGGATGGCGCGCAGTCTGTATCTCACATTAAAGCTGATGTGCAAGCGCTGGATTGTGATTTCTTCGTGTTCTCAGGCCACAAGGTATTCGGTCCAACAGGCATTGGCGCGCTCTACGGCAAGCCAGAGATTTTGGCCGATATGCCAGCTTGGCAAGGCGGCGGTAACATGATTCAGGACGTGACGTTTGAGCGAACTGTCTATCATGAAGCGCCTAACAAGTTTGAGGCTGGCACGGGCAATATTGCCGATGCGGTAGGTTTGGGCGCAGCGCTTGAATATGTGGAGCGTATTGGCATTAGCAATATTGAGCGATATGAACATGAGTTGCTGCAATATGGTTTGGCTGCATTGCAAAAAGTACCAGGTTTACGTTTGATTGGTACTGCACAAGAAAAAGCCAGCGTGATGTCTTTTACGCTCAAGGGTTATCAGAGTGAAGAAGTGGGCGTAGCTTTGAACAAAGAGGGTATTGCCGTGCGTTCAGGCCACCATTGCGCGCAGCCTATATTGCGGCGATTTGGGGTTGAGACCACGGTAAGACCATCGCTTGCACTTTACAACACTTATGCTGAAATCGATGTGTTACAGCAAGCATTGTTGCGCTTGGCTTCAGGTAAAACTCTCTAAACCAGTATCGCAAAAAAAGCGACAAGCTTCGTGAGAAGACTTGTCGCATAACGAGGAGACTGCAGTTTAGGAGGTAAGACTAAGTTGTAGTGTTGCTCGGTTTAAAAGCCAGTCATTCATCTGACTGGCTTTTTGTTTATTTGGAATGAATACGTGAGATTTTTTAAGCGGCTAATCGAAGCGCTTGTTGGCCGCTGTTTTCTTGTGAGTAATTCTGGTTCGTCCGACAATCAGTCTCCTGCGCGGTATCTTGTTTGATACGCGCTAATCTGGAGCGTAATGCAGCTGGTCCATTAGGCGTATACACAATACGCACCCCACGTTTTGCTGCGCTTTGTTTAATCTTATGTGTGAATGTATGGCTGATCCAGTCTGTGATCAGCACAATCAATTCTGTGTCATGCGGAATAATACGTTTGCCATCGCCTACTTTGCGGCCAGACCAATGGTTAATGTGTTGAATGCCAAAATTGGCCAGTTCCTGTTTGATTCCATCTATCTGGTCACCACCTACTATTAAAGCTGTACTCATTTTGCGAGCCTCCGAGGTTGAGTGGTGAGGTTAGATTTTGTCCAACCCCACCAATTTCTTTCAAATATTGACGATTAACTATTTAGCGTAAATCTCGTCAAAAGTACCGCCATCAGCAAAGTGCGTTTTTTGCGCTTTTTGCCATCCACCAAACTCTTGATCTACTGTCACCAGATTTAACTTTGGGAATACCTTTTCATATTTCTTGGCAACAGATTCCAAACGTGGACGGTAATAGTTCTTGGCAGCGATTTCCTGGCCTTCTTCAGAGTACAAGTACTCTAAGTAAGCCGTCGCTACTGCACGAGTCTTATGCTTATCAACTACTTTATCAACCACAGTCACAGGTGGCTCAGCCAGGATAGAGAGTGATGGAACCACTATCTCAAACTTATCTGGACCAAGTTCTTTCTGTGCAAGGAATGCTTCGTTTTCCCATGAGATCGCTACGTCGCCAATGCCACGTTCTACGAAAGTGGTGGTAGATCCACGAGCGCCAGAATCCAGCACAGGTACGTTCTTGAATAACTTGGCCAAAAACTGCTTGGTTTTGGCTTCATCATTGCCGTCATGCTTTTGTGCATAAGCCCATGCTGCCAAATAATTCCAGCGTGCACCGCCAGAAGTCTTAGGGTTAGGCGTAATCACAGAAACACCAGGTTTGATCAAGTCATCCCAATCCTTAATCCCTTTTGGGTTGCCTTTACGCACCAAAAATACGATGGTAGAGGTATAAGGCGTGCTGTTATTTGGCAATCGAGTCTGCCAGTTTTGCGGGATCAAACGTGCTTTGTCATACAAGGCGTCAATGTCATAAGCCAATGCAAGTGTTGCTACATCCGCTTCAAGACCGTCAATAATTGAACGACCTTGTTTGCCTGAGCCGCCATGTGAAACCTTGATGGTGACGTTATCGCCTGTTTTTGCTTTCCAATACTTGGCAAAAGCAGCGTTATAGTCTTGGTAAAGCTCACGGGTTGGGTCATAAGAGACATTAAGTAGTGTAATGTCGCTCGCTACCGCTGTAAGCGTAGTTGTAAGTGCGAATGCAGCGAGGATCAGCTGAGATTTTAATTTATTGAAAGTCATGATTTTCTATCGGTTCCTTGATTAAATTGTGCTGCCTAGAAATCGAATTGGCCGCGCAGAGTAAGGGCTTTTTCGCCGTTCGTTAAGCCAACCCCGGTACCTTGATCGTTCTTCACTAAAATAGAGCCACCCTCAAATCTGGTGTCAATATAGTTGAGTAATAGTCGAGTATTAGGATTCAGTATCCAAGTTGCCGCGCCAGTCCATGCATGTGATCCGGTTGGTTGGTTTGATGCATAAGGTGCAGCATTCTTTGCTGGAGCACCTACTCCAGTTGCGAAGTCGCTCGCATCATATTCTGAATATCTCAGCCCCAGCACAATTGCGCCTATACCAGTGCCAGTCAGGCCAAAGTTCTGTCTTGGCTTGATTCGACCCCATGTGCCATCAGGAAGGTAGCTACTTGCATAACTTTCACCAGTGACCAACCAATTGGCAGATACATACCAAGCATCGATATCTTTGTCGAATGGACCAACAAAACCAGTTGTGGTTGAAACACCACTGTAGTTATGCGTGACATACTCAGATTGGAGCTTAACTGGACCATATGCTATGGCTGCTTCAGCACCTAAGCGAGTTCTTTCAATGTCATTACCCGCTCCGATGCCAAGCCCAGTTGGTGTAAAAAAGGTAATTCCATTTCCTTCAGTCTTAGATGAGGCATTGCCTTGTCCAACCAAGAAGCTGTTAGTTGTCAGTGTATTGTTGTTAGTGGACTGGTTACCAGATATGTAGCCATGCGAGAAACTGCCGCCAAGGTGGATAACGGTGTCATCAAGTTTGGCAAATTTCGCAAGGTTGATAATGCCACGGCCAATGACTTCTGGCCCATCTACTTGTGTGTCGAGATTGTCGGCATTTTTGCCGCGGCCAGTAGATAGCGCTAAGCCGTAGTAAGTACCTTCAATCGGTACCCCATGAACCATGGCCCCGCGCTCCTTGCTCGGAGTTAATGCTTCAGTCACAGCGCGCTCACTGAAATCGTTAAAGAGGTCGCTAGTGTAGTTTTCCAGACCAAAAGGCATATTGAATTGACCAAATCTAAATTTGGCCTCTTTCCACCAGTTGATGCCAAAATAGGCCTCATCCAAAATGGTTTTGGTGGAACTTGTGGTGACAGAGGGAGTGAAATTATTCTGCTGAGCAAAATCACCTGTGACTTTAAAGTCATAGTCGCCATTAACC
This genomic window from Methyloradius palustris contains:
- a CDS encoding OprO/OprP family phosphate-selective porin; amino-acid sequence: MQFKLKTITFALIAGGVLLNTNVALADDASDLQALKETIHELDQKIKILERKNELADEKAVEDKKTTPVIKTGSEGFGFQSGDGKNAIYLNGRVQADYHAYGKSDAQNADSFDLRRAYLTIQGKVNGDYDFKVTGDFAQQNNFTPSVTTSSTKTILDEAYFGINWWKEAKFRFGQFNMPFGLENYTSDLFNDFSERAVTEALTPSKERGAMVHGVPIEGTYYGLALSTGRGKNADNLDTQVDGPEVIGRGIINLAKFAKLDDTVIHLGGSFSHGYISGNQSTNNNTLTTNSFLVGQGNASSKTEGNGITFFTPTGLGIGAGNDIERTRLGAEAAIAYGPVKLQSEYVTHNYSGVSTTTGFVGPFDKDIDAWYVSANWLVTGESYASSYLPDGTWGRIKPRQNFGLTGTGIGAIVLGLRYSEYDASDFATGVGAPAKNAAPYASNQPTGSHAWTGAATWILNPNTRLLLNYIDTRFEGGSILVKNDQGTGVGLTNGEKALTLRGQFDF
- a CDS encoding sulfate ABC transporter substrate-binding protein yields the protein MTFNKLKSQLILAAFALTTTLTAVASDITLLNVSYDPTRELYQDYNAAFAKYWKAKTGDNVTIKVSHGGSGKQGRSIIDGLEADVATLALAYDIDALYDKARLIPQNWQTRLPNNSTPYTSTIVFLVRKGNPKGIKDWDDLIKPGVSVITPNPKTSGGARWNYLAAWAYAQKHDGNDEAKTKQFLAKLFKNVPVLDSGARGSTTTFVERGIGDVAISWENEAFLAQKELGPDKFEIVVPSLSILAEPPVTVVDKVVDKHKTRAVATAYLEYLYSEEGQEIAAKNYYRPRLESVAKKYEKVFPKLNLVTVDQEFGGWQKAQKTHFADGGTFDEIYAK
- a CDS encoding family 2A encapsulin nanocompartment cargo protein cysteine desulfurase; translation: MTTSNLNDLSSFEPEAILATLPGDHPKMAAALAIGREASETGHLDVAELSRIANEIYAQGFPVGSPFASAGAPEIPSTASFPEAKAPSSLPGAGVTPTAYIPTFSPVVSDGITLGGVSPTLPGLPVAAVVPGDTQIGHLQQVPGLSEQLQVSSLVLGTDIPQGDELNALLSGFGVGSASSLGFPAAASAPTSAGSSSPFYFLGGHQSPQTAAAIAPSAHPQFDANLIRKDFPILRELVNGRPLIWFDNAATTQKPQSVIDRVSYFYEHENSNIHRAAHELAARATDAYEGARETVRRFINAPSVNNVIFVRGTTEAINLVAKTWGKKHIGEGDEILITHLEHHANIVPWQQLCAETGAKLKVSPVDDNGQVLLDEYQKLLTSKTKLVSFTQVSNALGTITPAHEMIQMAHRAGAKVLLDGAQSVSHIKADVQALDCDFFVFSGHKVFGPTGIGALYGKPEILADMPAWQGGGNMIQDVTFERTVYHEAPNKFEAGTGNIADAVGLGAALEYVERIGISNIERYEHELLQYGLAALQKVPGLRLIGTAQEKASVMSFTLKGYQSEEVGVALNKEGIAVRSGHHCAQPILRRFGVETTVRPSLALYNTYAEIDVLQQALLRLASGKTL
- the epsC gene encoding serine O-acetyltransferase EpsC — protein: MVDNSKNFAETIDGSATILNVAQIVADLRNVRVSSLEDRKRRNKPPKLPSRKVLAEIVEGIAAALFPNRLGLPDLTEDGIDYFVGHTLDTALRELTAQVRLELDFSASLDLATPHISKDSAAAEKHTEQQIAEARKVVKKFAETLPSIRILLDSDILAAYEGDPAARSIDEVLVCYPGITAITHYRIAHVLHKLGMPLIARIISEIAHSSTGIDIHPGAQIHERFFIDHGTGVVIGETTIIGKNVRVYQAVTLGAKRFPTDESGMLIKGNERHPIVEDDVVIYAGATILGRITIGRASAIGGNVWLTHSVPPESNISQAQMRANQSQ
- a CDS encoding DUF2325 domain-containing protein; protein product: MSTALIVGGDQIDGIKQELANFGIQHINHWSGRKVGDGKRIIPHDTELIVLITDWISHTFTHKIKQSAAKRGVRIVYTPNGPAALRSRLARIKQDTAQETDCRTNQNYSQENSGQQALRLAA
- a CDS encoding family 2A encapsulin nanocompartment shell protein, encoding MAENNQSQTALGDVAARTLANATKTVPMLSTISPRWLVHLMQWVPVEAGIYRVNKAKNPGAIEVDCSAKDERELPATFVDYEEWGREYVLNAVNTVVDVHTRVSDLYSSPHNQIREQLRLTIETVKERQESELINNPEYGLLNNVAASQKVKSRTGAPTPDDFDELIAKVWKEPAFFLLHPQAIAAFGRECTRRGVPPPTVAMFGSQFLTWRGIPLIPCDKLKVTKGKTNVLLLRTGESRQGVVGLYQPNLPGQQSMGLSVRFMGINHKAIASYLVSLYCSLAVLTDDAIAVLENVDVGNYYDYK